The following proteins come from a genomic window of Ursus arctos isolate Adak ecotype North America unplaced genomic scaffold, UrsArc2.0 scaffold_12, whole genome shotgun sequence:
- the FUBP1 gene encoding far upstream element-binding protein 1 isoform X3: MADYSTVPPPSSGSAGGGGGGGGGGGVNDAFKDALQRARQIAAKIGGDAGTSLNSNDYGYGGQKRPLEDGDGSWTSPSSTTHWEGMPSPFKDQPDAKKVAPQNDSFGTQLPPMHQQQSRSVMTEEYKVPDGMVGFIIGRGGEQISRIQQESGCKIQIAPDSGGLPERSCMLTGTPESVQSAKRLLDQIVEKGRPAPGFHHGDGPGNAVQEIMIPASKAGLVIGKGGETIKQLQERAGVKMVMIQDGPQNTGADKPLRITGDPYKVQQAKEMVLELIRDQGGFREVRNEYGSRIGGNEGIDVPIPRFAVGIVIGRNGEMIKKIQNDAGVRIQFKPDDGTTPDRIAQITGPPDRCQHAAEIITDLLRSVQAGNPGGPGPGGRGRGRGQGNWNMGPPGGLQEFNFIVPTGKTGLIIGKGGETIKSISQQSGARIELQRNPPPNADPNMKLFTIRGTPQQIDYARQLIEEKIGGPVNPLGPPVPHGPHGVPGPHGPPGPPGPGTPMGPYNPAPYNPGPPGPAPHGPPAPYAPQGWGNAYPHWQQQAPPDPAKAGTDPNSAAWAAYYAHYYQQQAQPPPAAPAGAPTTTQTNGQGNYGDQQNPAPAGQVDYTKAWEEYYKKMGQQGQTQDYSKAWEEYYKKQGQAVPAPTGAPPGGQPDYSAAWAEYYRQQAAYYAQTSPQGMPQHPPAPQCLPRPSTLGSAAKSNSAEDAASTKS, translated from the exons attgcaGCAAAAATTGGAGGTGATGCTGGTACATCACTGAATTCAAATGACTATGGTTATGGGGGACAAAAAAGACCTTTGGAAGATGGAG aTGGCTCTTGGACAAGTCCGAGCAGTACAACACACTGGGAGGGAATGCCCTCTCCTTTTAAAg ATCAACCAGATGCTAAGAAAGTTGCTCCTCAAAATGACT CTTTTGGAACACAGTTACCACCGATGCATCAGCAGCAAAG CAGGTCTGTAATGACAGAAGAATACAAAGTTCCAGATGGAATGGTTGGATTTA TAATTGGCAGAGGTGGTGAACAGATCTCACGTATACAACAAGAATCTGGATGCAAAATACAGATAGCTCCTG acAGTGGTGGCCTTCCAGAAAGGTCTTGTATGCTAACTGGAACACCTGAATCTGTCCA ATCAGCAAAACGGTTACTGGACCAGATTGTTGAAAAAGGAAGACCAGCCCCTGGCTTCCATCATGGTGATGGACCAGGAAATGCAGTTCAAGAAATCATGATTCCAGCTAGCAAGGCAGGATTAGTTATTGGAAAGGGAGGAGAAACTATTAAACAACTTCAG GAGCGGGCTGGAGTTAAAATGGTTATGATTCAAGATGGACCTCAGAACACTGGTGCTGACAAACCTCTTAGGATTACAGGAGACCCATACAAAGTTCAG CAAGCCAAGGAAATGGTTTTAGAGTTAATTCGTGATCAAGGTGGTTTCAGAGAAGTTCGAAATGAGTATGGGTCAAGAATAGGAGGAAATGAAGGGATAGAT GTCCCCATTCCAAGATTTGCTGTTGGCATTGTAataggaagaaatggagagatgattaaaaaaatacaaaatgatgcTGGTGTTCGAATTCAATTTAAGCCAG aTGATGGAACAACACCTGATAGAATAGCACAAATAACGGGACCTCCAGACCGATGTCAGCATGCTGCAGAAATTATTACAGACCTTCTTCGAAGTGTTCAG GCTGGTAATCCTGGTGGACCTGGACCTGGTGGTCGAGGAAGAGGTAGAGGTCAAGGCAACTGGAACATGGGACCACCTGGTGGACTACAGGAATTTAATTTCATTGTACcaactgggaaaactggattaaTAATAGGAAAag GAGGTGAAACCATAAAAAGCATAAGCCAGCAGTCTGGTGCAAGAATAGAACTTCAGAGAAATCCTCCACCTAATGCAGATCCTAATATGAAATTATTTACAATCCGTGGCACTCCACAGCAAATAGACTATGCACGGCAACTTATAGAAGAAAAGATTGGT GGCCCGGTAAATCCTTTAGGGCCACCTGTACCCCATGGGCCCCATGGTGTCCCAGGCCCTCACGGgcctcctgggcctccagggCCTGGAACTCCAATGGGACCATACAACCCTGCACCTTATAATCCAGGACCACCCGGCCCTGCTCCTCA TGGTCCTCCAGCTCCTTATGCTCCCCAGGGGTGGGGAAATGCATATCCACACTGGCAGCAACAGGCCCCTCCTGATCCAG CTAAGGCAGGAACGGATCCAAATTCAGCAGCTTGGGCTGCCTATTATGCTCACTATTATCAGCAGCAAGCACAGCCACCACCTGCAGCTCCTGCCGGTGCACCAACTACAACCCAAACCAATGGACAAGGTAACTATG GAGATCAGCAGAATCCAGCTCCAGCTGGACAGGTTGATTATACCAAGGCTTGGGAAGAGTATTACAAGAAAATGG GTCAACAAGGGCAGACACAAGATTATTCAAAAGCTTGGGAGGAATATTACAAGAAGCAAG GTCAAGCAGTTCCTGCTCCTACTGGTGCTCCACCAGGTGGTCAGCCAGATTATAGTGCAGCCTGGGCTGAGTACTATAGACAACAAGCAGCCTACTATGCCCAGACAAGTCCCCAGGGAATGCCACAGCATCCTCCAGCACCTCAG TGCCTTCCCAGACCTTCCACCTTAGGTTCTGCTGCAAAAAGCAACAG TGCTGAAGATGCTGCAAGCACCAAATCATAG
- the FUBP1 gene encoding far upstream element-binding protein 1 isoform X23, with protein MADYSTVPPPSSGSAGGGGGGGGGGGVNDAFKDALQRARQIAAKIGGDAGTSLNSNDYGYGGQKRPLEDGDGSWTSPSSTTHWEGMPSPFKDQPDAKKVAPQNDSFGTQLPPMHQQQRSVMTEEYKVPDGMVGFIIGRGGEQISRIQQESGCKIQIAPDSGGLPERSCMLTGTPESVQSAKRLLDQIVEKGRPAPGFHHGDGPGNAVQEIMIPASKAGLVIGKGGETIKQLQERAGVKMVMIQDGPQNTGADKPLRITGDPYKVQQAKEMVLELIRDQGGFREVRNEYGSRIGGNEGIDVPIPRFAVGIVIGRNGEMIKKIQNDAGVRIQFKPDDGTTPDRIAQITGPPDRCQHAAEIITDLLRSVQAGNPGGPGPGGRGRGRGQGNWNMGPPGGLQEFNFIVPTGKTGLIIGKGGETIKSISQQSGARIELQRNPPPNADPNMKLFTIRGTPQQIDYARQLIEEKIGGPVNPLGPPVPHGPHGVPGPHGPPGPPGPGTPMGPYNPAPYNPGPPGPAPHGPPAPYAPQGWGNAYPHWQQQAPPDPAKAGTDPNSAAWAAYYAHYYQQQAQPPPAAPAGAPTTTQTNGQGNYGDQQNPAPAGQVDYTKAWEEYYKKMGQAVPAPTGAPPGGQPDYSAAWAEYYRQQAAYYAQTSPQGMPQHPPAPQGQ; from the exons attgcaGCAAAAATTGGAGGTGATGCTGGTACATCACTGAATTCAAATGACTATGGTTATGGGGGACAAAAAAGACCTTTGGAAGATGGAG aTGGCTCTTGGACAAGTCCGAGCAGTACAACACACTGGGAGGGAATGCCCTCTCCTTTTAAAg ATCAACCAGATGCTAAGAAAGTTGCTCCTCAAAATGACT CTTTTGGAACACAGTTACCACCGATGCATCAGCAGCAAAG GTCTGTAATGACAGAAGAATACAAAGTTCCAGATGGAATGGTTGGATTTA TAATTGGCAGAGGTGGTGAACAGATCTCACGTATACAACAAGAATCTGGATGCAAAATACAGATAGCTCCTG acAGTGGTGGCCTTCCAGAAAGGTCTTGTATGCTAACTGGAACACCTGAATCTGTCCA ATCAGCAAAACGGTTACTGGACCAGATTGTTGAAAAAGGAAGACCAGCCCCTGGCTTCCATCATGGTGATGGACCAGGAAATGCAGTTCAAGAAATCATGATTCCAGCTAGCAAGGCAGGATTAGTTATTGGAAAGGGAGGAGAAACTATTAAACAACTTCAG GAGCGGGCTGGAGTTAAAATGGTTATGATTCAAGATGGACCTCAGAACACTGGTGCTGACAAACCTCTTAGGATTACAGGAGACCCATACAAAGTTCAG CAAGCCAAGGAAATGGTTTTAGAGTTAATTCGTGATCAAGGTGGTTTCAGAGAAGTTCGAAATGAGTATGGGTCAAGAATAGGAGGAAATGAAGGGATAGAT GTCCCCATTCCAAGATTTGCTGTTGGCATTGTAataggaagaaatggagagatgattaaaaaaatacaaaatgatgcTGGTGTTCGAATTCAATTTAAGCCAG aTGATGGAACAACACCTGATAGAATAGCACAAATAACGGGACCTCCAGACCGATGTCAGCATGCTGCAGAAATTATTACAGACCTTCTTCGAAGTGTTCAG GCTGGTAATCCTGGTGGACCTGGACCTGGTGGTCGAGGAAGAGGTAGAGGTCAAGGCAACTGGAACATGGGACCACCTGGTGGACTACAGGAATTTAATTTCATTGTACcaactgggaaaactggattaaTAATAGGAAAag GAGGTGAAACCATAAAAAGCATAAGCCAGCAGTCTGGTGCAAGAATAGAACTTCAGAGAAATCCTCCACCTAATGCAGATCCTAATATGAAATTATTTACAATCCGTGGCACTCCACAGCAAATAGACTATGCACGGCAACTTATAGAAGAAAAGATTGGT GGCCCGGTAAATCCTTTAGGGCCACCTGTACCCCATGGGCCCCATGGTGTCCCAGGCCCTCACGGgcctcctgggcctccagggCCTGGAACTCCAATGGGACCATACAACCCTGCACCTTATAATCCAGGACCACCCGGCCCTGCTCCTCA TGGTCCTCCAGCTCCTTATGCTCCCCAGGGGTGGGGAAATGCATATCCACACTGGCAGCAACAGGCCCCTCCTGATCCAG CTAAGGCAGGAACGGATCCAAATTCAGCAGCTTGGGCTGCCTATTATGCTCACTATTATCAGCAGCAAGCACAGCCACCACCTGCAGCTCCTGCCGGTGCACCAACTACAACCCAAACCAATGGACAAGGTAACTATG GAGATCAGCAGAATCCAGCTCCAGCTGGACAGGTTGATTATACCAAGGCTTGGGAAGAGTATTACAAGAAAATGG GTCAAGCAGTTCCTGCTCCTACTGGTGCTCCACCAGGTGGTCAGCCAGATTATAGTGCAGCCTGGGCTGAGTACTATAGACAACAAGCAGCCTACTATGCCCAGACAAGTCCCCAGGGAATGCCACAGCATCCTCCAGCACCTCAG GGCCAATAA
- the FUBP1 gene encoding far upstream element-binding protein 1 isoform X32, whose protein sequence is MADYSTVPPPSSGSAGGGGGGGGGGGVNDAFKDALQRARQIAAKIGGDAGTSLNSNDYGYGGQKRPLEDGDQPDAKKVAPQNDSFGTQLPPMHQQQRSVMTEEYKVPDGMVGFIIGRGGEQISRIQQESGCKIQIAPDSGGLPERSCMLTGTPESVQSAKRLLDQIVEKGRPAPGFHHGDGPGNAVQEIMIPASKAGLVIGKGGETIKQLQERAGVKMVMIQDGPQNTGADKPLRITGDPYKVQQAKEMVLELIRDQGGFREVRNEYGSRIGGNEGIDVPIPRFAVGIVIGRNGEMIKKIQNDAGVRIQFKPDDGTTPDRIAQITGPPDRCQHAAEIITDLLRSVQAGNPGGPGPGGRGRGRGQGNWNMGPPGGLQEFNFIVPTGKTGLIIGKGGETIKSISQQSGARIELQRNPPPNADPNMKLFTIRGTPQQIDYARQLIEEKIGGPVNPLGPPVPHGPHGVPGPHGPPGPPGPGTPMGPYNPAPYNPGPPGPAPHGPPAPYAPQGWGNAYPHWQQQAPPDPAKAGTDPNSAAWAAYYAHYYQQQAQPPPAAPAGAPTTTQTNGQGDQQNPAPAGQVDYTKAWEEYYKKMGQQGQTQDYSKAWEEYYKKQGQAVPAPTGAPPGGQPDYSAAWAEYYRQQAAYYAQTSPQGMPQHPPAPQGQ, encoded by the exons attgcaGCAAAAATTGGAGGTGATGCTGGTACATCACTGAATTCAAATGACTATGGTTATGGGGGACAAAAAAGACCTTTGGAAGATGGAG ATCAACCAGATGCTAAGAAAGTTGCTCCTCAAAATGACT CTTTTGGAACACAGTTACCACCGATGCATCAGCAGCAAAG GTCTGTAATGACAGAAGAATACAAAGTTCCAGATGGAATGGTTGGATTTA TAATTGGCAGAGGTGGTGAACAGATCTCACGTATACAACAAGAATCTGGATGCAAAATACAGATAGCTCCTG acAGTGGTGGCCTTCCAGAAAGGTCTTGTATGCTAACTGGAACACCTGAATCTGTCCA ATCAGCAAAACGGTTACTGGACCAGATTGTTGAAAAAGGAAGACCAGCCCCTGGCTTCCATCATGGTGATGGACCAGGAAATGCAGTTCAAGAAATCATGATTCCAGCTAGCAAGGCAGGATTAGTTATTGGAAAGGGAGGAGAAACTATTAAACAACTTCAG GAGCGGGCTGGAGTTAAAATGGTTATGATTCAAGATGGACCTCAGAACACTGGTGCTGACAAACCTCTTAGGATTACAGGAGACCCATACAAAGTTCAG CAAGCCAAGGAAATGGTTTTAGAGTTAATTCGTGATCAAGGTGGTTTCAGAGAAGTTCGAAATGAGTATGGGTCAAGAATAGGAGGAAATGAAGGGATAGAT GTCCCCATTCCAAGATTTGCTGTTGGCATTGTAataggaagaaatggagagatgattaaaaaaatacaaaatgatgcTGGTGTTCGAATTCAATTTAAGCCAG aTGATGGAACAACACCTGATAGAATAGCACAAATAACGGGACCTCCAGACCGATGTCAGCATGCTGCAGAAATTATTACAGACCTTCTTCGAAGTGTTCAG GCTGGTAATCCTGGTGGACCTGGACCTGGTGGTCGAGGAAGAGGTAGAGGTCAAGGCAACTGGAACATGGGACCACCTGGTGGACTACAGGAATTTAATTTCATTGTACcaactgggaaaactggattaaTAATAGGAAAag GAGGTGAAACCATAAAAAGCATAAGCCAGCAGTCTGGTGCAAGAATAGAACTTCAGAGAAATCCTCCACCTAATGCAGATCCTAATATGAAATTATTTACAATCCGTGGCACTCCACAGCAAATAGACTATGCACGGCAACTTATAGAAGAAAAGATTGGT GGCCCGGTAAATCCTTTAGGGCCACCTGTACCCCATGGGCCCCATGGTGTCCCAGGCCCTCACGGgcctcctgggcctccagggCCTGGAACTCCAATGGGACCATACAACCCTGCACCTTATAATCCAGGACCACCCGGCCCTGCTCCTCA TGGTCCTCCAGCTCCTTATGCTCCCCAGGGGTGGGGAAATGCATATCCACACTGGCAGCAACAGGCCCCTCCTGATCCAG CTAAGGCAGGAACGGATCCAAATTCAGCAGCTTGGGCTGCCTATTATGCTCACTATTATCAGCAGCAAGCACAGCCACCACCTGCAGCTCCTGCCGGTGCACCAACTACAACCCAAACCAATGGACAAG GAGATCAGCAGAATCCAGCTCCAGCTGGACAGGTTGATTATACCAAGGCTTGGGAAGAGTATTACAAGAAAATGG GTCAACAAGGGCAGACACAAGATTATTCAAAAGCTTGGGAGGAATATTACAAGAAGCAAG GTCAAGCAGTTCCTGCTCCTACTGGTGCTCCACCAGGTGGTCAGCCAGATTATAGTGCAGCCTGGGCTGAGTACTATAGACAACAAGCAGCCTACTATGCCCAGACAAGTCCCCAGGGAATGCCACAGCATCCTCCAGCACCTCAG GGCCAATAA
- the FUBP1 gene encoding far upstream element-binding protein 1 isoform X27, with protein sequence MADYSTVPPPSSGSAGGGGGGGGGGGVNDAFKDALQRARQIAAKIGGDAGTSLNSNDYGYGGQKRPLEDGDQPDAKKVAPQNDSFGTQLPPMHQQQRSVMTEEYKVPDGMVGFIIGRGGEQISRIQQESGCKIQIAPDSGGLPERSCMLTGTPESVQSAKRLLDQIVEKGRPAPGFHHGDGPGNAVQEIMIPASKAGLVIGKGGETIKQLQERAGVKMVMIQDGPQNTGADKPLRITGDPYKVQQAKEMVLELIRDQGGFREVRNEYGSRIGGNEGIDVPIPRFAVGIVIGRNGEMIKKIQNDAGVRIQFKPDDGTTPDRIAQITGPPDRCQHAAEIITDLLRSVQAGNPGGPGPGGRGRGRGQGNWNMGPPGGLQEFNFIVPTGKTGLIIGKGGETIKSISQQSGARIELQRNPPPNADPNMKLFTIRGTPQQIDYARQLIEEKIGGPVNPLGPPVPHGPHGVPGPHGPPGPPGPGTPMGPYNPAPYNPGPPGPAPHGPPAPYAPQGWGNAYPHWQQQAPPDPAKAGTDPNSAAWAAYYAHYYQQQAQPPPAAPAGAPTTTQTNGQGNYGDQQNPAPAGQVDYTKAWEEYYKKMGQQGQTQDYSKAWEEYYKKQGQAVPAPTGAPPGGQPDYSAAWAEYYRQQAAYYAQTSPQGMPQHPPAPQGQ encoded by the exons attgcaGCAAAAATTGGAGGTGATGCTGGTACATCACTGAATTCAAATGACTATGGTTATGGGGGACAAAAAAGACCTTTGGAAGATGGAG ATCAACCAGATGCTAAGAAAGTTGCTCCTCAAAATGACT CTTTTGGAACACAGTTACCACCGATGCATCAGCAGCAAAG GTCTGTAATGACAGAAGAATACAAAGTTCCAGATGGAATGGTTGGATTTA TAATTGGCAGAGGTGGTGAACAGATCTCACGTATACAACAAGAATCTGGATGCAAAATACAGATAGCTCCTG acAGTGGTGGCCTTCCAGAAAGGTCTTGTATGCTAACTGGAACACCTGAATCTGTCCA ATCAGCAAAACGGTTACTGGACCAGATTGTTGAAAAAGGAAGACCAGCCCCTGGCTTCCATCATGGTGATGGACCAGGAAATGCAGTTCAAGAAATCATGATTCCAGCTAGCAAGGCAGGATTAGTTATTGGAAAGGGAGGAGAAACTATTAAACAACTTCAG GAGCGGGCTGGAGTTAAAATGGTTATGATTCAAGATGGACCTCAGAACACTGGTGCTGACAAACCTCTTAGGATTACAGGAGACCCATACAAAGTTCAG CAAGCCAAGGAAATGGTTTTAGAGTTAATTCGTGATCAAGGTGGTTTCAGAGAAGTTCGAAATGAGTATGGGTCAAGAATAGGAGGAAATGAAGGGATAGAT GTCCCCATTCCAAGATTTGCTGTTGGCATTGTAataggaagaaatggagagatgattaaaaaaatacaaaatgatgcTGGTGTTCGAATTCAATTTAAGCCAG aTGATGGAACAACACCTGATAGAATAGCACAAATAACGGGACCTCCAGACCGATGTCAGCATGCTGCAGAAATTATTACAGACCTTCTTCGAAGTGTTCAG GCTGGTAATCCTGGTGGACCTGGACCTGGTGGTCGAGGAAGAGGTAGAGGTCAAGGCAACTGGAACATGGGACCACCTGGTGGACTACAGGAATTTAATTTCATTGTACcaactgggaaaactggattaaTAATAGGAAAag GAGGTGAAACCATAAAAAGCATAAGCCAGCAGTCTGGTGCAAGAATAGAACTTCAGAGAAATCCTCCACCTAATGCAGATCCTAATATGAAATTATTTACAATCCGTGGCACTCCACAGCAAATAGACTATGCACGGCAACTTATAGAAGAAAAGATTGGT GGCCCGGTAAATCCTTTAGGGCCACCTGTACCCCATGGGCCCCATGGTGTCCCAGGCCCTCACGGgcctcctgggcctccagggCCTGGAACTCCAATGGGACCATACAACCCTGCACCTTATAATCCAGGACCACCCGGCCCTGCTCCTCA TGGTCCTCCAGCTCCTTATGCTCCCCAGGGGTGGGGAAATGCATATCCACACTGGCAGCAACAGGCCCCTCCTGATCCAG CTAAGGCAGGAACGGATCCAAATTCAGCAGCTTGGGCTGCCTATTATGCTCACTATTATCAGCAGCAAGCACAGCCACCACCTGCAGCTCCTGCCGGTGCACCAACTACAACCCAAACCAATGGACAAGGTAACTATG GAGATCAGCAGAATCCAGCTCCAGCTGGACAGGTTGATTATACCAAGGCTTGGGAAGAGTATTACAAGAAAATGG GTCAACAAGGGCAGACACAAGATTATTCAAAAGCTTGGGAGGAATATTACAAGAAGCAAG GTCAAGCAGTTCCTGCTCCTACTGGTGCTCCACCAGGTGGTCAGCCAGATTATAGTGCAGCCTGGGCTGAGTACTATAGACAACAAGCAGCCTACTATGCCCAGACAAGTCCCCAGGGAATGCCACAGCATCCTCCAGCACCTCAG GGCCAATAA
- the FUBP1 gene encoding far upstream element-binding protein 1 isoform X17: MADYSTVPPPSSGSAGGGGGGGGGGGVNDAFKDALQRARQIAAKIGGDAGTSLNSNDYGYGGQKRPLEDGDGSWTSPSSTTHWEGMPSPFKDQPDAKKVAPQNDSFGTQLPPMHQQQRSVMTEEYKVPDGMVGFIIGRGGEQISRIQQESGCKIQIAPDSGGLPERSCMLTGTPESVQSAKRLLDQIVEKGRPAPGFHHGDGPGNAVQEIMIPASKAGLVIGKGGETIKQLQERAGVKMVMIQDGPQNTGADKPLRITGDPYKVQQAKEMVLELIRDQGGFREVRNEYGSRIGGNEGIDVPIPRFAVGIVIGRNGEMIKKIQNDAGVRIQFKPDDGTTPDRIAQITGPPDRCQHAAEIITDLLRSVQAGNPGGPGPGGRGRGRGQGNWNMGPPGGLQEFNFIVPTGKTGLIIGKGGETIKSISQQSGARIELQRNPPPNADPNMKLFTIRGTPQQIDYARQLIEEKIGGPVNPLGPPVPHGPHGVPGPHGPPGPPGPGTPMGPYNPAPYNPGPPGPAPHGPPAPYAPQGWGNAYPHWQQQAPPDPAKAGTDPNSAAWAAYYAHYYQQQAQPPPAAPAGAPTTTQTNGQGDQQNPAPAGQVDYTKAWEEYYKKMGQAVPAPTGAPPGGQPDYSAAWAEYYRQQAAYYAQTSPQGMPQHPPAPQCLPRPSTLGSAAKSNSAEDAASTKS; the protein is encoded by the exons attgcaGCAAAAATTGGAGGTGATGCTGGTACATCACTGAATTCAAATGACTATGGTTATGGGGGACAAAAAAGACCTTTGGAAGATGGAG aTGGCTCTTGGACAAGTCCGAGCAGTACAACACACTGGGAGGGAATGCCCTCTCCTTTTAAAg ATCAACCAGATGCTAAGAAAGTTGCTCCTCAAAATGACT CTTTTGGAACACAGTTACCACCGATGCATCAGCAGCAAAG GTCTGTAATGACAGAAGAATACAAAGTTCCAGATGGAATGGTTGGATTTA TAATTGGCAGAGGTGGTGAACAGATCTCACGTATACAACAAGAATCTGGATGCAAAATACAGATAGCTCCTG acAGTGGTGGCCTTCCAGAAAGGTCTTGTATGCTAACTGGAACACCTGAATCTGTCCA ATCAGCAAAACGGTTACTGGACCAGATTGTTGAAAAAGGAAGACCAGCCCCTGGCTTCCATCATGGTGATGGACCAGGAAATGCAGTTCAAGAAATCATGATTCCAGCTAGCAAGGCAGGATTAGTTATTGGAAAGGGAGGAGAAACTATTAAACAACTTCAG GAGCGGGCTGGAGTTAAAATGGTTATGATTCAAGATGGACCTCAGAACACTGGTGCTGACAAACCTCTTAGGATTACAGGAGACCCATACAAAGTTCAG CAAGCCAAGGAAATGGTTTTAGAGTTAATTCGTGATCAAGGTGGTTTCAGAGAAGTTCGAAATGAGTATGGGTCAAGAATAGGAGGAAATGAAGGGATAGAT GTCCCCATTCCAAGATTTGCTGTTGGCATTGTAataggaagaaatggagagatgattaaaaaaatacaaaatgatgcTGGTGTTCGAATTCAATTTAAGCCAG aTGATGGAACAACACCTGATAGAATAGCACAAATAACGGGACCTCCAGACCGATGTCAGCATGCTGCAGAAATTATTACAGACCTTCTTCGAAGTGTTCAG GCTGGTAATCCTGGTGGACCTGGACCTGGTGGTCGAGGAAGAGGTAGAGGTCAAGGCAACTGGAACATGGGACCACCTGGTGGACTACAGGAATTTAATTTCATTGTACcaactgggaaaactggattaaTAATAGGAAAag GAGGTGAAACCATAAAAAGCATAAGCCAGCAGTCTGGTGCAAGAATAGAACTTCAGAGAAATCCTCCACCTAATGCAGATCCTAATATGAAATTATTTACAATCCGTGGCACTCCACAGCAAATAGACTATGCACGGCAACTTATAGAAGAAAAGATTGGT GGCCCGGTAAATCCTTTAGGGCCACCTGTACCCCATGGGCCCCATGGTGTCCCAGGCCCTCACGGgcctcctgggcctccagggCCTGGAACTCCAATGGGACCATACAACCCTGCACCTTATAATCCAGGACCACCCGGCCCTGCTCCTCA TGGTCCTCCAGCTCCTTATGCTCCCCAGGGGTGGGGAAATGCATATCCACACTGGCAGCAACAGGCCCCTCCTGATCCAG CTAAGGCAGGAACGGATCCAAATTCAGCAGCTTGGGCTGCCTATTATGCTCACTATTATCAGCAGCAAGCACAGCCACCACCTGCAGCTCCTGCCGGTGCACCAACTACAACCCAAACCAATGGACAAG GAGATCAGCAGAATCCAGCTCCAGCTGGACAGGTTGATTATACCAAGGCTTGGGAAGAGTATTACAAGAAAATGG GTCAAGCAGTTCCTGCTCCTACTGGTGCTCCACCAGGTGGTCAGCCAGATTATAGTGCAGCCTGGGCTGAGTACTATAGACAACAAGCAGCCTACTATGCCCAGACAAGTCCCCAGGGAATGCCACAGCATCCTCCAGCACCTCAG TGCCTTCCCAGACCTTCCACCTTAGGTTCTGCTGCAAAAAGCAACAG TGCTGAAGATGCTGCAAGCACCAAATCATAG